One part of the Methanococcoides sp. AM1 genome encodes these proteins:
- the larA gene encoding nickel-dependent lactate racemase, which translates to MNVKIPYGKDFVDLEVKIPHEVLSPNEPEVGDESGIISQALSNPLGREPFENFINNTEHLLVIVNDATRPTPTARVLLEMKDMLLSHPDVKFIVATGAHRAPTEDEFRFIFGEIYDDMGDRIFVHDARKDEDMDYLGVSSNGTEMYINKMVRQAGNILVIGSVEPHYFAGYTGGRKAFLPGVAGYKTIEMNHKHALSNAAQSLALEGNPVAEDMTDAMEVLKDLNIFSIQTILTADHGLYAMTAGDLFESFDAAVVKANEVFCTKFSKKGNIVLSAAPYPMDIDLYQSQKALENGRLALEDDGIIILVSKCRDGVGDDTFLNLLGSSATCNDVMAKTSECYKLGFHKAARMAQIGTWAKMWAVSDLDSDVLKSAKLESQEGIQKAFDKAINVIKEQGREPYAIILPQGSLTVPLIE; encoded by the coding sequence ATGAATGTGAAGATACCCTATGGAAAGGACTTTGTTGATCTTGAAGTAAAAATACCTCATGAGGTGCTTTCGCCGAACGAGCCGGAGGTAGGGGATGAGTCCGGGATAATCTCACAGGCACTTTCAAACCCACTGGGCAGGGAACCTTTTGAAAACTTCATAAATAATACTGAACACCTTTTGGTCATTGTAAATGATGCCACACGGCCGACGCCAACTGCCCGCGTACTCCTTGAGATGAAAGATATGCTTCTTTCTCATCCAGATGTAAAGTTCATAGTGGCAACAGGGGCACACAGGGCACCCACAGAAGATGAGTTCAGGTTCATTTTCGGGGAGATCTATGATGACATGGGGGATCGTATCTTTGTGCACGATGCCAGAAAGGATGAAGATATGGATTACCTGGGTGTTTCTTCTAATGGTACTGAAATGTACATCAACAAAATGGTTCGTCAGGCAGGCAATATACTTGTCATTGGAAGTGTGGAACCGCATTATTTCGCAGGCTACACAGGTGGAAGAAAGGCATTCCTGCCGGGAGTTGCAGGGTACAAGACAATTGAGATGAATCACAAGCATGCTCTTTCAAATGCGGCTCAATCTCTTGCCCTTGAAGGAAATCCTGTTGCGGAGGACATGACCGATGCCATGGAAGTGCTTAAGGACCTAAATATTTTCTCTATCCAGACGATTCTTACTGCAGATCATGGTCTTTATGCAATGACTGCAGGGGATCTTTTTGAATCCTTTGATGCTGCCGTTGTAAAGGCCAACGAGGTTTTCTGCACGAAGTTCAGCAAAAAAGGCAACATTGTTCTCTCTGCAGCACCATATCCTATGGATATCGATCTTTACCAATCACAAAAGGCTCTTGAGAACGGAAGGCTTGCACTCGAAGATGATGGTATCATCATTCTGGTATCCAAGTGCCGTGATGGGGTGGGAGATGATACATTCCTTAATCTGCTTGGTTCTTCAGCAACCTGCAATGATGTTATGGCAAAGACATCTGAATGTTACAAGCTGGGATTCCACAAAGCAGCAAGGATGGCACAGATTGGCACATGGGCTAAAATGTGGGCTGTATCCGACCTTGACAGTGATGTCCTGAAGTCTGCAAAACTGGAGTCTCAGGAAGGGATACAGAAAGCTTTTGACAAGGCTATCAATGTGATCAAAGAGCAGGGCAGGGAACCTTATGCTATTATTCTGCCTCAGGGCAGTTTGACAGTACCTCTTATTGAATAA
- a CDS encoding mechanosensitive ion channel domain-containing protein — translation MVLEEYYPGIIVVMSTLILLTALGYIFRKTRIFSDQKTFEQFILFLVALVGLVVFVLTLPISDNTKQTLLSFFGILIGASMALSSTTFVANGMSGIMLSRIKPFKAGDYIRVEETFGKVSEIGILHTQVQSVDRDIITIPNLKLISNPLVTVSSSGTIISTTVSLGYNVSREQIEKALIKAAEKVDLENIFVHVVELGDFSVTYKVGGLLKDVSSLITKRSDLKKMMFDSLHEDHIEIVSPTFMNQRVYDKNILFIPSDHDKVGVKPPATYEYVTQVTTEDVIFGKAIEAETTKKIDKLIEDMEQKQNEFFDLVNTITDEEIKSTERQNIDSILEQKDRLKDDLESVKEVLKEEDKISSDGVKLKSLQYLDSKAAELNDEIKELLERVSKGIEK, via the coding sequence ATGGTACTGGAAGAATACTATCCTGGTATTATCGTAGTTATGAGTACGCTCATTCTTTTGACTGCACTGGGATACATTTTCAGGAAGACTCGTATATTCTCAGATCAAAAGACCTTTGAGCAGTTCATTCTTTTTCTGGTAGCACTCGTCGGGCTTGTAGTTTTTGTGCTTACCCTTCCAATCTCGGATAATACGAAGCAGACTCTCCTGAGCTTTTTTGGTATCCTGATCGGTGCCTCCATGGCGTTATCATCGACCACTTTTGTAGCAAATGGTATGTCCGGTATAATGCTAAGTCGAATAAAACCTTTCAAAGCAGGCGATTATATAAGAGTCGAAGAAACCTTTGGGAAGGTGTCGGAGATCGGGATACTGCATACTCAGGTCCAATCGGTCGATCGTGATATTATTACCATACCTAACCTGAAATTGATCTCTAATCCTCTGGTAACTGTAAGTTCATCAGGTACAATTATCTCGACTACTGTTTCATTAGGATATAATGTATCAAGAGAGCAGATCGAAAAGGCTCTCATTAAGGCCGCAGAAAAAGTAGATCTTGAGAATATTTTTGTCCATGTGGTCGAATTAGGCGATTTTTCAGTTACTTACAAGGTAGGGGGTCTTTTGAAGGATGTATCCAGCCTTATAACCAAAAGGTCAGATCTGAAAAAGATGATGTTCGATAGCCTTCATGAAGATCATATCGAAATAGTATCTCCAACATTTATGAATCAGAGGGTCTACGATAAGAATATCCTTTTCATACCCTCTGATCATGATAAGGTAGGTGTTAAGCCACCGGCAACTTATGAATATGTCACACAGGTTACAACAGAAGATGTAATTTTTGGTAAGGCTATAGAGGCGGAGACAACTAAGAAGATAGATAAATTGATCGAAGATATGGAACAGAAACAGAATGAATTCTTTGATCTGGTCAATACGATCACTGATGAGGAAATTAAGTCAACAGAAAGGCAAAATATCGATTCCATCTTGGAGCAGAAAGACAGGCTTAAAGATGATCTGGAGTCTGTAAAGGAAGTATTGAAAGAGGAAGATAAGATCTCTTCTGATGGTGTTAAACTAAAGTCTCTCCAGTATCTAGATTCAAAAGCAGCCGAGCTAAATGATGAAATTAAGGAGCTATTGGAAAGAGTTAGCAAGGGAATTGAAAAATAA